A region of Thermodesulfobacteriota bacterium DNA encodes the following proteins:
- a CDS encoding PhnD/SsuA/transferrin family substrate-binding protein produces MRLLLLSGLLLAVGSGAATAEPSKVYSFVPDAPAVNLSWLKAGMEKAFGEAGFPVLFQPFARLKDFDRELKSAPPDLAILPGWYLDRPQQEPALRPLLRASRRGETVYRKVLIAAQDRPPGQPGQRACTVALTPGGSEVTELVAGLSVDGRPLEELRPSLVTVPKDSDALFAVTLGQVDLALVSEDNLTWLLGVNPRLAARVQRLASSPPLPLPVLCAVAGRLAPEQQARLADILSRMHDAPWRQPFVEGLQIDDWQKILP; encoded by the coding sequence TTGCGGCTGCTGCTCCTGTCCGGCCTGCTCCTGGCCGTGGGCAGTGGTGCTGCCACGGCTGAGCCGAGCAAGGTCTACTCCTTTGTCCCGGACGCGCCGGCCGTCAACCTCAGCTGGCTGAAGGCCGGCATGGAGAAGGCCTTTGGCGAGGCCGGCTTCCCGGTTCTCTTCCAGCCCTTTGCCCGCCTCAAGGATTTCGATCGGGAGCTCAAGTCCGCACCACCGGACCTGGCCATCCTGCCTGGCTGGTATCTGGACCGGCCACAGCAGGAGCCGGCCCTGCGGCCGCTCTTGCGCGCCAGCCGCCGGGGCGAGACCGTCTACCGCAAGGTTCTGATTGCGGCCCAGGACCGGCCACCTGGCCAACCCGGCCAGCGCGCCTGCACCGTGGCCCTGACCCCCGGTGGCTCGGAGGTCACCGAACTGGTAGCCGGGCTCTCCGTGGACGGCCGGCCCCTGGAGGAGCTGAGGCCCAGCCTGGTGACCGTGCCCAAGGATTCGGATGCCCTTTTTGCTGTCACCCTGGGCCAGGTTGATCTGGCCCTGGTCTCCGAGGACAACCTGACCTGGCTTTTGGGCGTCAACCCGCGTCTGGCCGCCCGGGTGCAGCGGCTGGCGTCCAGTCCGCCCCTGCCCCTGCCGGTGCTGTGTGCCGTGGCCGGTCGTCTGGCCCCGGAGCAACAGGCGCGCCTGGCCGACATTCTCTCCCGCATGCATGACGCCCCCTGGCGGCAACCCTTTGTCGAGGGCCTGCAGATCGATGACTGGCAGAAGATCCTTCCTTAG
- a CDS encoding heavy-metal-associated domain-containing protein, which produces MAAAGKRIELTVAGIVCAGCATDMETVLTSTDGILEAKVRYADGTVAVVYDPEEIGEPEIRRRIERLGMKISTEGA; this is translated from the coding sequence ATGGCAGCCGCCGGCAAGCGGATCGAGCTTACGGTGGCAGGGATCGTCTGTGCCGGCTGCGCCACGGACATGGAGACCGTGCTCACCAGCACCGACGGCATCCTGGAGGCCAAGGTCCGGTATGCCGACGGCACCGTGGCGGTGGTCTACGACCCGGAGGAGATCGGCGAGCCGGAAATCCGGCGGCGCATCGAAAGGCTGGGGATGAAGATCTCTACGGAAGGGGCCTGA
- a CDS encoding protein phosphatase 2C domain-containing protein, whose product METWATTHIGRVRRQNQDRFLVHAGRDAAGPWTILAVADGLGGVGQTAGEEAAAAAVQALADFRPPALEPPAVEWALEALVRELDSRLLARGQETPREEAVSTTLTAVVLRGQIATWVHVGDSRLYCLSRDRLWQVTTDHNEAQEMVLQGLMTPEEAAISPARQILARAVGCPDCLPDTGSFPVAAGDLLLLCSDGLAGAMDRQRLAAILAKPDPLAALADELVQAALAVGGRDNITVVLARL is encoded by the coding sequence ATGGAGACCTGGGCAACGACCCATATCGGCCGGGTGCGGCGGCAGAACCAGGATCGCTTCCTGGTGCACGCCGGCCGGGATGCCGCTGGGCCCTGGACCATCCTGGCGGTGGCCGATGGCCTGGGCGGGGTGGGGCAGACGGCGGGCGAGGAGGCGGCGGCCGCGGCGGTGCAGGCCCTGGCCGACTTCCGGCCGCCGGCCCTGGAGCCGCCGGCGGTGGAGTGGGCCCTGGAGGCGCTGGTCCGGGAGCTGGACAGCCGGCTTCTGGCCAGGGGACAGGAGACCCCCCGGGAGGAAGCCGTGAGCACCACCCTGACTGCGGTGGTGCTCCGGGGCCAGATCGCCACCTGGGTGCATGTCGGCGACAGCCGCCTCTACTGCCTCAGCCGAGACCGGCTCTGGCAGGTGACCACCGACCACAACGAGGCCCAGGAGATGGTGCTCCAGGGCCTGATGACTCCGGAAGAGGCCGCCATCTCGCCGGCCCGTCAGATCCTGGCCCGGGCCGTCGGCTGCCCGGATTGCCTGCCGGACACCGGCTCCTTTCCGGTGGCGGCAGGGGACCTGCTCCTCCTGTGCAGCGACGGCCTGGCTGGGGCGATGGACCGCCAGCGCCTGGCAGCCATCCTGGCCAAGCCGGACCCCCTGGCCGCCCTGGCCGACGAGCTGGTGCAGGCGGCCCTGGCGGTTGGCGGCCGGGACAACATCACCGTGGTCCTGGCCCGGCTGTGA
- a CDS encoding nitroreductase family protein produces the protein MALLQVDPEKCQRDGICVAECPVGIIELGPADAVPREVPAAERLCLRCGHCVAVCPQGAMSIAGMRSEACPPIRRELVPSGEQVEQLLRSRRSIRSYLDREIEHGAVERLIDLARYAPTGTNSQQVHWLVVASRAEVQRLAGMAIDWMRHLVKIGDPAASRLPMPRIISAWESGADVICRGAPGLVITHVPQEYPVGPIDCAIALTFLDLAAPSFGFGTCWAGLFMFAIQGWPPLREALAVPPGRTPRAAMMIGYPRFRYHRLPLRKTPVITWQG, from the coding sequence ATGGCTCTGTTGCAGGTGGACCCGGAGAAGTGCCAGCGCGACGGCATCTGCGTCGCCGAATGCCCGGTGGGCATCATCGAGCTGGGTCCCGCCGATGCCGTCCCCCGGGAGGTGCCGGCTGCGGAAAGGCTCTGCCTGCGCTGCGGCCACTGCGTGGCGGTCTGCCCCCAGGGCGCCATGTCCATCGCCGGCATGCGGAGTGAAGCCTGCCCGCCGATCCGGCGCGAGCTTGTCCCCAGCGGCGAGCAGGTGGAGCAGCTCCTGCGGTCCCGGCGCTCCATCCGCAGCTACCTGGACCGGGAGATCGAGCATGGCGCTGTGGAACGGCTCATCGATCTGGCCCGCTACGCCCCCACCGGCACCAACAGCCAGCAGGTGCACTGGCTGGTGGTGGCCTCCCGGGCCGAGGTGCAGCGGCTGGCCGGCATGGCCATCGACTGGATGCGGCATCTGGTGAAGATCGGCGACCCGGCTGCCAGCCGGCTGCCCATGCCGCGCATCATCAGTGCCTGGGAGTCCGGGGCCGACGTCATCTGCCGCGGGGCGCCAGGCCTGGTAATCACCCACGTGCCCCAGGAATATCCGGTGGGCCCGATCGACTGCGCCATCGCCCTCACCTTCCTGGACCTGGCAGCCCCGTCCTTCGGCTTCGGCACGTGCTGGGCCGGGCTGTTCATGTTCGCCATCCAGGGCTGGCCGCCCCTCCGGGAGGCCTTGGCGGTGCCGCCCGGCCGCACCCCCCGGGCGGCGATGATGATCGGCTACCCCAGGTTCCGCTACCACCGCCTGCCGCTGCGGAAGACGCCGGTCATCACCTGGCAAGGCTGA
- a CDS encoding methyltransferase domain-containing protein, with amino-acid sequence MEPPAQNIANHPAGRRAMDTAGATECLQRYYQELAQSGASPAAAGPWYDAKDLARVPAAALALAGGWGNPVGWAAPAAGASVLDLGCGGGIDLVLAGRRLGTTGRLSGIDLAPAMVEATGRALAADGLAHPCLVLKTADLATAALARNFADLVIANGSLSQVPDPARAFRNIFRMLAPGGRMVVADLVLRRPLAAPPPAGLGGLMVAEELWAMLAAMSFMTLSILDERRLSAQELTSRGPGLVPAAYLAALAENALAVTFTAMRPPLAC; translated from the coding sequence ATGGAGCCACCCGCGCAGAACATCGCCAACCACCCTGCCGGACGACGTGCCATGGATACCGCCGGTGCCACCGAGTGCCTGCAACGCTATTACCAGGAGCTGGCCCAGAGCGGCGCCTCCCCGGCTGCCGCCGGTCCCTGGTACGACGCCAAGGACCTGGCCCGGGTGCCGGCCGCGGCCCTGGCCCTGGCCGGCGGCTGGGGGAATCCGGTGGGCTGGGCCGCGCCGGCGGCCGGCGCTTCGGTCCTGGACCTGGGCTGTGGCGGGGGCATCGACCTGGTACTGGCTGGCAGGAGGCTGGGGACGACCGGGCGCCTGTCCGGCATCGACCTCGCCCCGGCCATGGTGGAGGCGACAGGTCGGGCCCTGGCGGCGGACGGGCTGGCCCATCCCTGTCTGGTCCTGAAGACCGCCGATCTGGCCACCGCGGCCCTGGCCCGCAACTTCGCCGACCTGGTCATCGCCAATGGCAGCTTGAGTCAGGTGCCGGATCCGGCCCGGGCCTTCCGCAACATCTTCCGGATGCTGGCTCCGGGGGGCCGCATGGTGGTGGCGGATCTGGTTCTGCGCCGCCCGCTGGCAGCGCCGCCGCCGGCGGGGCTGGGCGGGCTTATGGTGGCCGAAGAGCTGTGGGCCATGCTTGCTGCCATGAGCTTCATGACCCTCAGTATCCTGGACGAGCGGCGGCTGTCCGCCCAGGAGCTGACCAGCCGGGGCCCCGGCCTGGTACCGGCCGCCTATCTGGCCGCTCTGGCCGAGAACGCCCTTGCGGTCACCTTCACCGCCATGCGGCCGCCGCTGGCCTGCTGA
- a CDS encoding cation:proton antiporter → MRLLVAGAGKTARELLRQLGQAWSVTLIDLTEAALAAHQDHPQVVTRVAGDASSPLVLDQAELGAHDFVAALTNRDDVNYEVCRQARKRGIHHAIALVNDSRQVPRFRELAVRTICSSQLVARDVQLFLESPRLVVTTIAEGAGEVMELSVLRKAPAVGQAIRSFAAGDWLIAAIHRQGRLIIPHGSTVIEAGDRRTIVGRAGLYRSIASFFCLEEHCFPLEYGQRILLPATASDKDLEPAMGEALYLVANSRAQGLTILGPPELAQELQTRGETLGPGAPLSFRLADGPWEEVLARLTLEESIGCVVTLPRPLGPLARLLGLPSVIALAHRLACPLLVSRQTMPYRRILVSRTALGQTVLVCATMADFCTLLGLTGLVLFQSHGWSWRLIGPLLVFLLFGLVLWAVRLRAWWFPHRARRLLGGSDPQELGVRAAFALLFVFVGLSELLGLEPILGAFMGGAILALVFESRGLLEEKLAGLSFGFLIPVFFIHVGIGFPLAALASPGYLALTGQLLAAAIVVKLLPSLLLRLHGLSWRQCTLAGILLSARLSLIIAAAGIGVDQGLLPPDLQPAIITLALATASASPILFRRLALAWLPRPG, encoded by the coding sequence ATGCGCCTCCTTGTTGCCGGTGCCGGCAAGACTGCCCGGGAGCTGTTGCGCCAGCTGGGCCAGGCCTGGTCGGTAACCCTGATCGACTTGACCGAGGCCGCCCTGGCTGCCCACCAGGACCACCCGCAGGTGGTGACCCGGGTGGCCGGCGATGCCTCCAGCCCTCTGGTCCTGGACCAGGCCGAGTTGGGGGCACACGACTTCGTCGCCGCCCTCACCAACCGCGACGATGTCAATTACGAGGTGTGCCGCCAGGCCCGCAAGCGGGGCATTCACCACGCCATCGCCCTGGTCAACGACAGCCGGCAGGTGCCCCGCTTCCGGGAGCTGGCGGTGCGCACCATCTGCTCCAGCCAGCTGGTCGCCCGGGACGTGCAGCTCTTTCTGGAAAGTCCCCGACTCGTTGTGACCACCATTGCCGAGGGCGCCGGCGAGGTCATGGAGCTTTCGGTTTTGCGCAAGGCGCCGGCGGTGGGTCAGGCGATCAGGAGCTTTGCAGCCGGCGACTGGCTCATTGCCGCCATCCACCGGCAGGGGCGCCTGATCATCCCCCACGGCAGCACGGTCATCGAGGCCGGGGATCGGCGGACCATCGTCGGTCGCGCCGGCCTCTACCGCTCCATCGCCTCCTTCTTCTGCCTGGAGGAGCACTGTTTTCCCCTGGAGTATGGCCAAAGGATCCTGCTGCCGGCAACCGCCAGCGACAAGGACCTGGAGCCGGCCATGGGGGAGGCCCTCTACCTGGTGGCCAACAGCCGCGCCCAGGGCCTGACCATCCTCGGTCCTCCGGAGCTGGCCCAGGAGCTGCAAACCCGGGGCGAAACCCTGGGACCGGGGGCACCGCTGAGCTTCCGACTGGCTGATGGCCCGTGGGAGGAGGTCCTGGCCCGGCTCACCCTGGAGGAAAGCATCGGCTGCGTGGTGACGCTGCCCAGACCCCTCGGCCCCCTGGCCCGACTTCTGGGCCTCCCCAGTGTCATCGCCCTGGCCCATCGCCTGGCCTGCCCCTTGCTGGTGAGCCGCCAGACCATGCCCTACCGCCGCATCCTGGTGAGCCGGACGGCTCTGGGGCAGACGGTCCTGGTCTGCGCCACCATGGCGGATTTCTGCACCCTGCTCGGCCTCACCGGCCTGGTCCTCTTTCAGAGCCACGGCTGGTCCTGGCGCCTGATCGGGCCGCTGCTTGTATTCCTGCTGTTCGGCCTTGTCCTGTGGGCGGTGCGTCTCCGGGCCTGGTGGTTTCCCCACCGGGCCCGGCGCCTGTTGGGCGGCTCCGACCCTCAGGAGCTGGGGGTGCGGGCCGCCTTTGCCCTCCTGTTCGTCTTCGTGGGCTTGTCCGAGCTTCTCGGCCTGGAGCCGATCCTGGGGGCGTTCATGGGTGGCGCCATCCTGGCGCTGGTCTTCGAGAGCCGGGGCCTCCTGGAGGAGAAGCTGGCAGGCTTGTCCTTCGGCTTTCTCATCCCCGTCTTTTTCATCCATGTGGGCATCGGCTTCCCCCTGGCGGCCCTGGCCAGCCCGGGCTACCTGGCCCTCACCGGCCAGCTCCTGGCCGCGGCGATTGTGGTCAAGCTCCTGCCCAGCCTCCTCCTGCGCCTCCATGGCTTGTCCTGGCGGCAATGCACCCTGGCCGGCATCCTTCTGTCGGCGCGGCTGTCCCTCATCATCGCCGCAGCGGGGATCGGGGTGGACCAGGGCCTGTTGCCCCCTGACCTGCAGCCGGCCATCATCACCCTGGCCCTGGCCACCGCCTCGGCGTCGCCGATCCTCTTCCGCCGGCTGGCCCTGGCCTGGCTGCCCAGGCCAGGCTGA